One genomic window of Rhizobium lentis includes the following:
- a CDS encoding SMP-30/gluconolactonase/LRE family protein codes for MFGEIEGTWFEVLDPRFESCFVGHARVERLWTGGRWLEGPAWFAAGRYLLFSDIPNNRMMRYDDTSGHTSVFRSPSNNSNGNTVDNQGRLITCEHLTRRVTRTEFNGKVNVLADRIVGSRLNSPNDVTVKSDGTIWFTDPSYGILHDYEGDYGEEEIGGCHVYRHDPATGSTDQMTSDFIKPNGLAFSPDESVLYVADTGASHLPDGPRHIRKLAVSGDGTLSDLGVFAECTAGMFDGFRVDRKGRIWTSAADGVHAYDPDGTLLGKIHIPEIVSNVTFGGEKLNRLFITGTTSLYAVYLTANGSRPG; via the coding sequence ATGTTCGGGGAAATCGAAGGTACCTGGTTCGAGGTCCTCGACCCGCGCTTTGAAAGCTGCTTCGTCGGCCATGCTCGGGTTGAACGTCTCTGGACGGGCGGCCGCTGGCTGGAGGGACCGGCGTGGTTTGCCGCCGGGCGCTACCTGCTCTTCTCGGATATCCCGAACAACCGCATGATGCGCTACGACGATACCAGCGGACATACCTCCGTCTTCCGCTCGCCCAGCAACAATTCGAACGGCAACACCGTCGATAATCAGGGCCGGCTGATCACCTGCGAACACCTGACACGGCGTGTCACCCGGACGGAGTTTAACGGCAAGGTCAACGTCCTGGCCGATCGGATCGTGGGCAGCCGGCTCAATTCTCCGAACGATGTGACCGTCAAATCCGACGGCACCATCTGGTTCACCGATCCGAGCTACGGCATCCTCCACGACTATGAGGGCGACTATGGCGAAGAGGAAATCGGCGGATGCCATGTCTACCGCCATGATCCGGCAACAGGGTCGACCGATCAGATGACGTCGGATTTCATCAAGCCGAACGGTCTGGCTTTCTCGCCCGACGAGTCGGTCCTCTACGTCGCCGACACCGGTGCATCGCACTTGCCGGATGGCCCACGTCATATCCGAAAGCTTGCGGTATCAGGCGACGGGACGTTGAGCGATCTTGGCGTTTTCGCAGAATGTACCGCCGGCATGTTCGATGGGTTTCGCGTGGACCGGAAGGGCAGGATCTGGACAAGTGCGGCCGACGGCGTGCACGCCTATGATCCGGATGGCACGCTGCTGGGCAAGATCCATATTCCCGAGATCGTCTCCAACGTGACTTTCGGCGGAGAGAAATTGAACCGTCTCTTTATCACCGGGACTACGTCGCTCTACGCCGTTTATCTCACGGCCAATGGGTCGAGGCCCGGGTAA
- a CDS encoding LacI family DNA-binding transcriptional regulator, translating to MKNDDEPKVKRLKGGDAQKLTMAEVAKYVGVSAMTVSRAFRQDASVSEETRKRIMEAVDALGYVLDLSAGSLSSRRSGFIAALVPSINNSNFSDTARGITDALENTGLQLLLGYTDYSAEKEEKLIEAMLRRRPEGIILTGGSHTDRARRMLAKADIPVVETWELPEEPINHVVGFSNSEAMSLLVRTLASQGYRKFGYIGGTTARDTRGSQRRSGFLKTVDELGLGPGRAISFGVPPITMEQGGQAIVSLLERWPDTEVVLCVSDLSAFGAIMECKRRGMNVPGDIAIAGFGDYEISSVCHPSITTINVDCYGIGRQAAARLLDAMQSSGETTGDEITLTGYRVVLRESTDRGSAP from the coding sequence GTGAAAAACGACGATGAGCCAAAGGTCAAGCGTCTCAAGGGAGGAGACGCCCAAAAGCTGACGATGGCGGAAGTCGCCAAGTATGTCGGCGTGTCGGCTATGACCGTTTCACGCGCCTTTCGTCAGGATGCGAGCGTTTCTGAAGAAACCCGAAAGCGCATCATGGAAGCCGTCGACGCGCTGGGTTACGTGCTGGATCTATCGGCCGGCAGTCTTTCGTCGCGGCGGAGCGGCTTCATCGCGGCGCTGGTCCCTTCCATCAACAATTCGAATTTCTCCGACACGGCGCGCGGGATCACCGATGCGCTCGAGAATACCGGCCTTCAGCTTCTTCTCGGCTATACCGACTATTCTGCTGAGAAGGAAGAAAAGCTGATCGAGGCGATGCTGCGCCGACGTCCCGAAGGCATTATCCTGACGGGTGGTTCGCATACCGACCGGGCCCGGCGGATGCTGGCAAAGGCCGATATTCCGGTGGTTGAAACCTGGGAGCTTCCCGAAGAACCGATCAATCATGTCGTCGGCTTTTCCAACAGCGAGGCGATGTCGCTGCTGGTGCGCACGCTTGCGAGCCAGGGCTATCGGAAGTTCGGCTATATCGGCGGAACGACGGCGCGCGATACGCGCGGCAGCCAGCGGCGCAGCGGGTTCCTGAAGACCGTCGACGAACTGGGTCTGGGTCCGGGCCGGGCGATTTCCTTCGGCGTACCCCCGATCACCATGGAACAGGGCGGCCAAGCGATCGTCAGCCTGCTGGAGCGCTGGCCGGACACGGAAGTGGTGCTCTGCGTCTCCGACCTTTCGGCCTTCGGTGCGATCATGGAATGCAAGCGCAGGGGGATGAATGTGCCGGGGGATATCGCCATTGCCGGCTTCGGCGACTACGAGATTTCGTCGGTCTGTCATCCGAGCATCACCACCATCAATGTCGACTGTTACGGCATCGGCCGCCAGGCCGCCGCCCGCCTGCTCGATGCCATGCAGAGCAGCGGCGAGACGACTGGCGACGAGATCACCTTGACGGGCTACAGGGTCGTCCTGCGCGAAAGCACGGATCGCGGCAGCGCCCCATAG
- a CDS encoding L-idonate 5-dehydrogenase, with amino-acid sequence MKAIVIHAAKDLRIEEREPEVAAEGQVEISIEAGGICGSDLHYYNHGGFGTVRLREPMILGHEIAGTVKALGAGVADLAVGDRVAISPSRPCNHCQYCLKGQQNHCLNMRFYGSAMPMPHVQGGFRQRLVAERWQCHKVADGISIHEAAFAEPFAVTLHAANRAGSLLGKRVLVTGCGPIGMLAIVAARVLGAREIVATDVTDSVLAIARTSGADRTINVATDAADLAAYGADKGYFDVMFEASGNERAVRAGLEVLRPRAVLVQLGLGGDVSIPQNMIVAKEIEMRGTFRFHEEFGLAVELINARRVDLKPLLTRVFAIDEAVAAFELASDRNKSMKVQIAF; translated from the coding sequence ATGAAAGCCATCGTCATCCACGCCGCCAAGGATCTTAGGATCGAAGAGCGCGAGCCGGAGGTTGCGGCAGAGGGGCAGGTGGAGATATCAATCGAAGCCGGCGGCATTTGCGGTTCCGACTTGCATTATTACAATCACGGTGGTTTCGGCACCGTTCGCCTGCGCGAACCGATGATCCTCGGGCATGAGATCGCCGGCACGGTGAAGGCGCTGGGCGCCGGCGTCGCCGACTTGGCCGTCGGGGATCGCGTCGCGATTTCCCCGAGCCGGCCCTGTAACCATTGCCAATATTGCCTGAAGGGGCAGCAGAACCACTGCCTCAACATGCGGTTTTACGGCAGCGCCATGCCGATGCCGCATGTTCAGGGTGGCTTTCGCCAGCGGCTGGTGGCGGAGCGTTGGCAGTGCCACAAGGTCGCCGATGGCATTTCCATTCACGAGGCCGCCTTCGCCGAACCCTTTGCCGTGACCCTGCATGCAGCAAACCGCGCCGGATCGCTGCTCGGAAAACGGGTGCTCGTCACCGGTTGCGGTCCAATTGGTATGCTGGCGATCGTGGCGGCGCGCGTTCTCGGCGCCCGTGAAATCGTCGCCACCGATGTGACCGACAGCGTTCTGGCGATCGCCCGCACCAGCGGCGCCGATCGCACGATCAATGTAGCGACTGATGCCGCCGACCTTGCGGCCTATGGCGCCGACAAGGGATATTTCGACGTCATGTTCGAAGCGTCGGGCAATGAACGGGCGGTGCGCGCCGGCCTGGAAGTGCTGAGGCCCCGCGCCGTTCTCGTGCAGCTCGGCCTCGGCGGTGATGTCTCCATCCCGCAGAACATGATCGTTGCCAAAGAAATCGAGATGCGCGGCACTTTCCGCTTCCACGAGGAGTTTGGGCTCGCCGTCGAACTGATCAACGCGCGGCGCGTCGATCTGAAGCCGCTGTTGACGCGGGTTTTTGCCATCGACGAGGCGGTCGCCGCCTTCGAATTGGCCAGCGACCGCAACAAGTCGATGAAGGTGCAGATCGCCTTCTGA
- a CDS encoding 2-hydroxyacid dehydrogenase, producing MPEVEILMTGAYPEWDMVDLEAKYRVHRLWEAADRQELIASVGKDIRAIATRGELGASADLMKQLPKLEIISCYGVGTDAIDLAYARANGIRVTNTPDVLTEDVADIAIGLLLATARQIPQADVFVRSGQWGNIPMPLVTRVSGKKVGIVGMGRIGKAIARRIAAFGCDISYFARHEDKDAAYTYEPDLIVLADWADFLIVIVPGGGATMKIINAPVLQALGPNGILINVSRGTTVDEEALITALQNRAIRAAGLDVFLNEPRIDARFLTLPNAVLQPHHGSGTIETRKAMGQLVRDNLAAHFAGRALPTPVV from the coding sequence ATGCCTGAGGTAGAGATCTTGATGACCGGAGCCTATCCGGAATGGGATATGGTCGACCTGGAGGCGAAGTATCGCGTTCACCGCCTGTGGGAAGCGGCAGACCGGCAGGAGCTGATCGCAAGCGTCGGCAAGGATATTCGCGCCATCGCAACCCGCGGCGAACTCGGCGCCTCCGCCGATCTGATGAAGCAACTGCCGAAACTGGAAATCATCTCCTGTTACGGCGTGGGCACCGACGCGATCGATCTCGCCTATGCCCGTGCCAACGGCATTCGCGTCACCAATACGCCCGATGTGCTGACCGAGGATGTCGCCGATATTGCCATCGGACTGCTGCTCGCCACGGCGCGGCAGATCCCGCAGGCCGACGTTTTCGTGCGATCCGGCCAGTGGGGTAACATCCCCATGCCGCTGGTGACGCGTGTCTCGGGCAAGAAGGTGGGGATCGTCGGCATGGGGCGGATCGGCAAGGCAATCGCCAGAAGGATTGCCGCTTTCGGCTGCGACATCTCCTATTTCGCCCGCCATGAGGACAAGGATGCCGCGTACACTTACGAGCCGGACCTTATCGTGCTGGCCGACTGGGCGGATTTTCTGATCGTCATCGTCCCTGGCGGGGGAGCGACGATGAAAATCATCAACGCGCCGGTGCTTCAAGCGCTCGGCCCGAACGGCATCCTGATCAATGTCTCGCGCGGCACGACCGTCGACGAAGAGGCCCTGATCACAGCCCTTCAGAACCGCGCCATCCGGGCTGCGGGCCTCGATGTCTTCCTGAACGAACCCAGGATCGATGCACGCTTCCTGACGCTCCCAAACGCCGTGTTGCAGCCTCACCATGGCTCCGGCACCATCGAGACCCGCAAGGCCATGGGCCAGCTGGTCCGAGACAATCTCGCCGCGCATTTTGCCGGTCGCGCGCTTCCAACCCCGGTCGTGTGA
- a CDS encoding SDR family oxidoreductase — protein MKNVFDLTGRLALITGSSQGIGYALAEGLAQHGAAVVINGRTPESVKRAVESLKAQGLSAHAAIFDVTSKDAAAQGIAAIEADIGPLDILINNAGMQFRTPLEDFPADKWEQLLTTNISSVFYVGQAAAKAMIARGQGKIINIASVQSELARPGIAPYTATKGAVRNLTRGMCADWAKYGLQINAIAPGYFKTPLNQALVDNPEFSSWLEKRTPAGRWGNVEELVGAAVFLAGRGSSFINGHTLYVDGGITTCL, from the coding sequence ATGAAGAACGTGTTCGATCTGACCGGACGGCTTGCCCTGATCACCGGCTCGAGCCAGGGGATCGGCTATGCGCTTGCCGAAGGCCTGGCCCAGCATGGCGCAGCGGTCGTCATCAACGGCCGGACGCCCGAAAGCGTCAAACGCGCGGTCGAGAGTCTCAAGGCTCAAGGCCTGTCCGCCCATGCGGCCATCTTCGACGTTACCAGCAAGGATGCTGCCGCGCAGGGTATTGCCGCGATCGAAGCCGATATCGGGCCGCTCGATATCCTGATCAACAATGCCGGCATGCAGTTTCGCACGCCCCTGGAAGACTTTCCGGCGGACAAATGGGAGCAGCTGCTGACCACCAATATTTCAAGCGTGTTTTACGTCGGTCAGGCGGCGGCCAAAGCCATGATCGCCCGCGGCCAGGGCAAGATCATCAACATCGCCTCGGTTCAAAGCGAGCTGGCCCGTCCCGGTATTGCCCCCTACACGGCGACCAAGGGTGCGGTACGCAACCTCACCCGCGGCATGTGCGCCGACTGGGCCAAGTACGGCCTGCAGATCAACGCGATTGCGCCGGGCTATTTCAAGACGCCGCTCAACCAGGCGCTCGTCGACAATCCGGAATTCTCGTCCTGGCTCGAGAAGCGGACGCCGGCCGGCCGCTGGGGCAATGTCGAGGAACTGGTGGGTGCCGCCGTTTTCCTGGCAGGTCGCGGCTCGTCCTTCATCAACGGGCACACGCTCTATGTCGATGGCGGCATCACGACCTGCCTCTGA
- a CDS encoding gluconokinase, producing MDFEQKAPPLAIVVMGVSGCGKSSVGEGIATRNGMSFVEGDQLHPAANVEKMAQGIPLTDDDRVPWLNRIGEEIRAARKASRGLVISCSALKRNYRDRLRQAAAGYVAFVFLQGSRDLLLARMQARKGHFMPASLLDSQLQTLEPPTGESSVVTVAIDNALDDIVALACKGLSGMAVEGGDYHAG from the coding sequence ATGGATTTCGAGCAAAAGGCGCCGCCTTTGGCAATCGTCGTCATGGGCGTCAGCGGCTGCGGCAAATCCTCGGTCGGCGAAGGCATCGCCACTCGAAATGGCATGTCATTTGTCGAGGGCGACCAGCTTCATCCCGCGGCAAATGTCGAGAAGATGGCGCAGGGCATACCGCTCACTGATGACGATCGCGTGCCCTGGCTCAATCGGATCGGCGAGGAAATCAGGGCCGCACGGAAAGCATCGCGGGGATTGGTGATTTCCTGTTCGGCGCTGAAGAGAAACTACCGGGACAGATTGAGGCAGGCGGCGGCCGGGTACGTGGCCTTTGTATTCCTCCAGGGATCCCGCGACCTCTTATTGGCGCGGATGCAGGCTCGCAAGGGCCATTTCATGCCGGCGTCCTTGCTCGACAGCCAGCTACAGACCCTGGAGCCGCCGACCGGTGAATCCAGCGTGGTAACGGTGGCGATCGACAATGCGTTGGATGATATCGTGGCGCTGGCGTGCAAGGGATTGAGCGGCATGGCCGTCGAGGGAGGAGATTATCATGCAGGATGA
- a CDS encoding NAD(P)-dependent oxidoreductase, which produces MQDDHRADVAVIGAGIMGTAIATRLIETGHRVSVFDLDSEKVAALVAKGAHAAGSVEDAVSVSAFCILSLNHANIVRAVVFGEKGVAGAASADKLLIDMSSIDPAETADMAVRLRRETGMAWVDCPLSGGVPGALGGKLTIMAGGSPEDFERARVVMRHLAANYTLMGASGAGQTTKLINQLFCAVLFQAVAEAVKLAEAGGVDPAAIPAALAGGRADSRIMQEFMAKFAARDFSPTGRIDNMLKDLDSLQAFALKTKTPLPMTGAVVEIHRLLCAAGLGPKDSAEMMRLLDGPEAG; this is translated from the coding sequence ATGCAGGATGACCACAGGGCAGATGTCGCTGTCATCGGGGCGGGCATCATGGGAACGGCAATCGCCACGCGATTGATCGAGACCGGACATAGGGTATCGGTTTTCGACCTCGATTCCGAAAAGGTCGCGGCGTTGGTCGCCAAGGGCGCGCACGCGGCCGGTTCCGTCGAGGATGCGGTCTCTGTATCGGCGTTCTGCATACTCAGCCTCAATCACGCCAATATCGTGCGCGCCGTCGTCTTCGGTGAAAAGGGTGTCGCGGGGGCCGCAAGTGCGGATAAGCTGCTGATCGACATGTCCTCGATCGATCCGGCAGAGACCGCCGACATGGCCGTGCGGCTTCGTCGGGAAACCGGGATGGCATGGGTGGATTGTCCATTGTCCGGCGGCGTGCCCGGCGCGCTCGGTGGAAAGCTGACGATCATGGCCGGCGGCAGCCCCGAAGATTTCGAACGGGCACGGGTGGTGATGCGGCATCTTGCCGCCAATTACACGCTTATGGGTGCATCCGGCGCCGGGCAGACGACGAAACTGATCAATCAGCTCTTTTGCGCGGTACTGTTTCAGGCGGTCGCGGAAGCGGTCAAGCTTGCCGAAGCGGGCGGCGTCGATCCGGCCGCCATCCCGGCCGCTCTTGCCGGTGGGCGGGCCGACAGCCGGATCATGCAGGAATTCATGGCGAAGTTCGCCGCGCGCGATTTCTCGCCGACGGGCAGGATCGACAACATGCTGAAGGACCTGGATTCGCTTCAGGCCTTTGCGCTGAAGACAAAGACGCCGCTGCCGATGACGGGAGCCGTGGTCGAGATTCATCGCCTGCTCTGTGCCGCCGGTCTCGGGCCGAAGGACTCAGCCGAGATGATGCGCCTTCTCGATGGACCTGAGGCCGGCTGA
- a CDS encoding sugar ABC transporter ATP-binding protein, with translation MEAKRLLEFQSITKSFGGTQALRDVSIDLREGEILALLGENGAGKSTLIKTLAGIYKPDGGDILFRGQSYHHRPPKPNERQPVAFIHQDLGLIEWMTVGENMGLSQGFSMRGGVIDWKKTQARAKDALKLVGCDFDPTTRVSALSRTEKSLVAIARALAVETDVLVLDEPTASLPADEVDRLFNAIRPLKERGVGMIYVSHRLDEIFRIADRVAVLRDGRMVGQKPVSETTPDELVTMIIGRSGDSLFSKAEIEPGKAIVKVRDLVCAGTSPISFDIRQGELLGLAGLRGAGQERIGRALFGCEPFGGTVLLHDEAPDLSSPLRAMASGIGLIARDRTEESVALSLSIRENTYINPGAVGRGLFSFLSPRGEADLAHAIGQSVGLRPNDPDLSVEALSGGNQQKVVVGRWLATGRKLLIAEDPTAGVDIGARAEIYRLINQALAAGLAVLVVSTDFEEIAHICHRALVFSRGKIVKELTGSALTTEAVITAASASEAA, from the coding sequence GTGGAAGCCAAGAGACTGCTGGAGTTCCAATCGATCACCAAGAGCTTCGGCGGCACGCAGGCACTGCGTGACGTATCGATCGATCTGCGCGAGGGTGAGATCCTTGCGCTGCTCGGCGAAAACGGAGCCGGCAAATCGACGCTGATCAAGACCCTCGCGGGTATCTATAAGCCCGATGGCGGCGACATTCTCTTCCGCGGCCAGAGCTATCACCATCGCCCGCCGAAGCCGAACGAGCGGCAACCGGTCGCCTTCATCCATCAGGACCTCGGTCTGATCGAGTGGATGACGGTCGGCGAGAATATGGGTCTGTCTCAAGGTTTTTCGATGCGCGGCGGCGTGATCGACTGGAAGAAGACGCAAGCGCGGGCCAAAGATGCCCTGAAGCTCGTCGGCTGTGACTTCGACCCCACGACCCGGGTTTCGGCGCTGTCGCGCACGGAGAAATCGCTCGTCGCCATTGCCCGTGCGCTTGCCGTCGAAACCGACGTTCTGGTGCTCGACGAGCCGACGGCGAGTCTGCCCGCGGATGAAGTCGACCGGCTGTTCAACGCGATCCGCCCTCTGAAGGAACGCGGCGTCGGCATGATATACGTCTCCCACAGGCTCGACGAGATTTTCCGCATCGCCGATCGGGTCGCCGTTTTACGTGACGGGCGCATGGTGGGACAGAAGCCAGTCAGCGAGACGACGCCCGACGAACTGGTGACGATGATCATCGGCCGCAGCGGCGACAGCCTGTTTTCCAAGGCCGAGATCGAGCCCGGCAAGGCGATTGTCAAGGTGCGCGATCTCGTCTGCGCCGGCACGAGCCCGATATCCTTCGATATAAGACAGGGCGAGCTTCTGGGGCTTGCCGGCTTGCGCGGCGCCGGTCAGGAGCGGATCGGCCGGGCGCTGTTCGGCTGCGAGCCCTTTGGCGGTACGGTTCTGCTGCATGACGAGGCCCCGGACCTTTCGAGCCCGCTGAGGGCGATGGCGTCGGGCATCGGATTGATCGCCCGCGACCGGACGGAGGAATCCGTCGCGCTGTCGCTGTCCATTCGGGAAAATACCTACATCAATCCCGGCGCCGTCGGGCGCGGGCTTTTTTCCTTCCTTTCGCCGCGCGGCGAAGCCGACCTTGCCCATGCGATCGGCCAGTCCGTCGGCCTCAGGCCGAACGATCCGGATCTGTCGGTGGAGGCGCTCTCCGGCGGCAACCAGCAGAAGGTCGTCGTCGGACGTTGGCTGGCGACCGGCCGGAAACTGCTAATCGCCGAAGACCCGACCGCCGGCGTCGACATCGGGGCCCGCGCCGAGATCTATCGCCTGATCAACCAGGCGTTGGCGGCCGGTCTTGCCGTCCTCGTGGTCTCGACGGATTTCGAGGAAATCGCCCATATCTGCCACCGTGCGCTGGTTTTCTCGCGCGGAAAAATCGTCAAAGAACTGACCGGAAGCGCGCTCACCACGGAGGCGGTCATCACGGCCGCATCCGCATCGGAAGCTGCTTGA
- a CDS encoding ABC transporter permease, producing MQSIESTALEPTKSEMAGLSTGQKIGRLIPVYGLVILTVGLIVLFSILLPDTFPTVLNVRSIVSDKAIIALLSLAAMIPMASGRIDLTVGYGIVLWHILAISLQTVSGLPWPVAVLIVLALGVLTGFINGLLVEVAKIDSFIATLGTGTVLYALALWHTGGRQVVGVLPDGFYALNGTMLFGLPITGFYVLLIAICMWIVLEYLPIGRYLYAIGANPKAAALNGIPVRKFVMGAFVTSGLLAALTGVLLASKLRIGQASVGLEYLLPALVGAFLGSTTIKPGRVNVWGTLIGVIILAVGISGIQQFGGSFFVEPLFNGVTLLIAIGIAGYAQRKRGAVRRITPASK from the coding sequence ATGCAATCCATTGAATCCACCGCGCTGGAGCCGACCAAGAGCGAAATGGCCGGTCTGTCCACCGGACAGAAGATCGGACGCCTGATCCCGGTCTATGGGCTTGTGATCCTGACCGTCGGCCTGATCGTGCTCTTTTCGATCCTTCTGCCCGATACCTTCCCGACGGTTTTGAACGTCCGCTCGATCGTCTCCGACAAGGCGATCATCGCGTTGCTGTCGCTCGCCGCAATGATCCCGATGGCGTCGGGCCGCATCGACCTGACGGTCGGCTACGGTATAGTGCTCTGGCATATTCTCGCCATCAGCCTGCAGACGGTCTCTGGCCTTCCCTGGCCCGTCGCCGTGCTCATCGTCCTTGCGCTCGGCGTTCTCACCGGCTTCATCAACGGTCTGCTCGTCGAGGTCGCCAAAATCGACAGCTTTATCGCAACGCTCGGCACGGGTACGGTTCTCTATGCGCTTGCCCTCTGGCACACCGGCGGGCGGCAGGTGGTCGGCGTCCTGCCTGACGGTTTCTACGCGCTGAACGGCACGATGCTGTTCGGCCTGCCCATTACCGGCTTCTATGTGCTGCTGATCGCCATCTGCATGTGGATCGTGCTCGAATATCTGCCGATCGGCCGATATCTCTACGCCATCGGCGCCAATCCCAAGGCCGCGGCCCTCAATGGCATTCCGGTGCGAAAGTTCGTGATGGGGGCATTCGTCACCTCGGGCCTGCTTGCCGCTTTGACCGGGGTCCTGCTCGCCTCAAAGCTGCGCATCGGCCAGGCAAGCGTCGGCCTCGAATATCTGCTGCCGGCGCTGGTCGGCGCCTTCCTCGGCTCAACGACGATCAAGCCGGGGCGGGTGAACGTCTGGGGCACTCTGATCGGCGTCATCATTCTGGCGGTCGGCATATCAGGAATTCAGCAATTCGGCGGCTCGTTCTTCGTCGAACCGCTGTTCAACGGCGTGACCCTGCTGATCGCCATCGGCATAGCAGGCTACGCCCAGCGCAAGCGCGGTGCTGTGAGGAGGATCACACCCGCATCCAAATGA
- a CDS encoding ABC transporter substrate-binding protein, whose translation MKRRTLLQATVAAVAVMLSVPAMADSMADAKAVVEKYASKVSVWDGPTSGPKGATGKNIVILAADMKNGGILGVANGVQEAAGALGWTVKVLDGAGSIGGRTAAFGQAMALKPDGIIINGFDAVEQKPAMEAAKAAGIPMVSWHAASAVGPVAEVGVFANVTTDAMEVSKSAADWAFADAGGKPGVIIFTDSTYAIAIAKADRMKKEIEDLGGAVLEYVDTPIAETSQRMPQLTTSLLQKYGAKWTHSLAINDLYYDFMGPSLASAGIAGDGKPVNVAAGDGSESAYQRIRAKQFQAVTVAEPLNLQGWQLVDELNRAFAGASWSGYVSPLHVVTSQNVEFDGGPKNSFDPDNGYRDQYKKIWGK comes from the coding sequence ATGAAGCGCAGAACCTTATTGCAGGCAACGGTCGCAGCCGTCGCCGTTATGCTCAGCGTGCCGGCAATGGCCGATTCCATGGCCGACGCCAAAGCCGTGGTCGAGAAATATGCCTCCAAGGTGAGCGTATGGGATGGCCCGACAAGCGGCCCCAAGGGCGCCACCGGAAAGAACATCGTCATTCTCGCGGCCGATATGAAAAACGGCGGCATCCTCGGCGTCGCCAATGGCGTGCAGGAAGCGGCCGGCGCACTCGGCTGGACGGTGAAGGTGCTCGACGGCGCCGGCTCAATCGGCGGGCGGACAGCAGCCTTCGGCCAGGCCATGGCGCTGAAGCCCGACGGTATCATCATCAATGGCTTCGACGCCGTCGAGCAGAAGCCGGCGATGGAAGCGGCCAAGGCTGCCGGCATTCCGATGGTCTCCTGGCATGCCGCCTCGGCCGTCGGTCCGGTTGCCGAAGTCGGCGTCTTTGCCAACGTGACCACCGATGCGATGGAAGTATCCAAGTCCGCGGCGGACTGGGCCTTCGCCGATGCCGGCGGCAAGCCCGGCGTCATCATCTTCACCGACTCCACCTATGCGATCGCGATTGCAAAGGCGGACCGCATGAAGAAGGAGATCGAGGATCTCGGCGGCGCGGTGCTCGAATATGTCGATACGCCGATCGCCGAAACCTCCCAGCGCATGCCGCAGTTGACAACATCGCTGCTGCAGAAGTACGGCGCGAAGTGGACGCATTCGCTTGCGATCAACGACCTCTATTACGACTTCATGGGCCCCTCGCTCGCCTCGGCCGGCATTGCCGGCGACGGAAAGCCGGTCAACGTCGCAGCCGGCGACGGTTCGGAGAGCGCCTATCAGCGCATCCGCGCCAAGCAGTTCCAGGCCGTCACGGTCGCCGAACCGCTCAATCTCCAGGGCTGGCAACTCGTCGACGAACTGAACCGCGCCTTCGCGGGCGCTTCATGGTCGGGCTATGTATCGCCGCTCCATGTCGTGACCAGCCAGAATGTCGAATTCGACGGAGGACCGAAGAACAGCTTCGATCCCGACAACGGCTATCGCGATCAGTACAAGAAAATCTGGGGCAAATAA